Within the Streptomyces sp. YIM 121038 genome, the region CGACGACCTCAAGGCGTTCCGCACCCAGGGCTCCCGTACGCCGGGCCACCCCGAGTACGGGCACACCGCCGGGGTCGAGACGACGACGGGGCCGCTCGGCCAGGGCGCCGCCAACGCCGTCGGCATGGCCATGGCCGCCCGCTACGAGCGCGGCCTGTTCGACCCCGAGGCACCCCGGGGCACGAGCCCCTTCGACCACACCATCTGGACGATCGTCTCCGACGGCGACCTGGAGGAGGGCGTCTCCGCCGAGGCCTCGTCCCTCGCCGGCCACCAGAAGCTCGGCAACCTCGTCTTCCTCTACGACGACAACCACATCTCCATCGAGGGCGACACCCAGACCGCGTTCTCCGAGGACGTCCTCAAGCGCTACGAGGCCTACGGCTGGCACGTGCAGCGCGTCACCCCGCGAGCCGACGGCGACATCGACGTCCACGCCCTGTACGAGGCGCTCGCCGCCGCCAAGGCCGAGACCGAGCGGCCGTCCTTCATCGCGATGCGCACGGTCATCGCCTGGCCCGCGCCCAACGCGCGGAACACCGAGGCGTCCCACGGCTCCGCCCTCGGCGCCGACGAGATCGCCGCCACCAAGCGCCTCCTCGGCTTCGACCCCGAGCAGTCCTTCGCCGTCGCGGACGACGTCATCGCCCACACCCGCGAGGCCCTGGACCGCGGCGCCGAGGCGCACACCGCCTGGGACAAGCGGATCGCCGCCTGGCGCGCCGACAACCCCGAGCGCTCCGCGCTCCTCGACCGCGTCATCGCGGGCCGCCTGCCCGAGGGCTGGGAGGAGGCGCTGCCCGCGTTCGAGGCCGGCCCGAAGGTCGCCACGCGCGCCGCGTCCGGCAAGGTCCTCCAGGCCCTCGGCCCGGTCATCCCCGAACTGTGGGGCGGCTCCGCCGACCTGGCGGGCTCCAACAACACCACCATCGACAAGACGAGCTCCTTCCTGCCGGAGGGCAACCCGCTGCCGGAGGCCGACCCGTACGGCCGCACCGTGCACTTCGGCATCCGCGAGTTCTCGATGGCCGCCGAGATGAACGGCATCGCGCTGCACGGCAACACCCGCGTCTACGGCGGTACCTTCCTGGTGTTCTCCGACTACATGCGCAACGCGGTCCGCATGTCCGCGCTGATGCAGCTGCCCGTCACCTACGTCTGGACCCATGACTCCGTCGGCCTCGGCGAGGACGGCCCCACCCACCAGCCGGTCGAGCACCTCGCCTCGCTGCGCGCCATCCCCGGCCTGAACGTGGTCCGCCCCGCCGACGCCAACGAGACGGCCGTCGCCTGGCGCGAGATCCTGCGCCGCGGCTCCGTCGACCCCGCCCCGCACGGCCTGGCCCTCACCCGGCAGGGCGTGCCGACGTACGAGGCCAACGAGGCGGCGGCCAAGGGCGGTTACGTGCTCGCCGAGGCGTCGAAGGGGACCCCGGACGTCCTGCTGATCGCCACCGGCTCCGAGGTGCAGCTCGCCGTCGGCGCCCGGGAGCGACTGGAGGCCGAGGGCATCGCGACGCGCGTCGTGTCGATGCCGTCGGTGGAGTGGTTCGAGGAGCAGCCGAAGGAGTACCGCGACAGCGTCCTGCCGCCGTCCGTCAAGGCGCGCGTGGCCGTCGAGGCGGGCATCGCCCTGACCTGGTACCGCTATGTCGGCGACGCCGGACGCGTCGTCTCCCTGGAGCACTTCGGCGCCTCCGCGGACGCCGCCACGCTCTTCGCCGAGTTCGGCTTCACCGCCGAGAACGTCGCCGCGCGGGCCAGGGAATCCCTGGCCGCCGCCCGCGCTTGATCACTACGCAGCACGTACGCGAAAGAAGATGAAGAACATGAGCAACGCCGTACCCACCTCGCAGCCCCTGCGGGCCCTGTCCGACGCGGGCGTCTCCATCTGGCTGGACGACCTGTCCCGCAAGCGCATCGAGTCCGGTGACCTCGCCGACGTCGTGGCGCACGGCCACGTCGTGGGCGTCACCACCAACCCCTCGATCTTCCAGGCCGCCATCGGCTCCGGCGAGGGCTACGAGGACCAGCTCGCCGACCTGGCCGTCCGCGGCGTCACCGTCGACGAGGCCGTCCGCATGATGACCACGGCCGACGTCCGCGCCGCCGCCGACGTCCTGCGCCCCGTGTACGACGCGACGGGCGGCCGCGACGGCCGCGTGTCGATCGAGGTCGACCCGCGCCTCGCGCACCGGACGGAGGCCACCGTCGCCGAGGCCAAGCAGCTGGCCTGGCTCGTCGACCGGCCGAACGTCATGATCAAGATCCCGGCGACCACGGCGGGCCTCCCGGCGATCACCGAGGTCATCGGCCTCGGCATCAGCGTCAACGTGACGCTGATCTTCTCCCTGGAGCGCTACCGCGCCGTCATGGACGCGTACCTCAAGGGACTGGAGCTCGCCCACGAGCGCGGCCACGACCTCGCCACGATCCACTCCGTCGCCTCCTTCTTCGTCTCGCGCGTCGACTCCGAGATCGACAAGCGCCTCGACCGGATCGGCACGGACGCGGCGAAGGAGCTGAAGGGCAGGGCCGCCCTCGCCAACGCCCGCCTCGCGTACGAGGCCTACGAGGAGGTCTTCGCCGCCGCGCGCGCCGGCGTCCTGGCGGCCGCGGGCGCCCACAAGCAGCGCCCCCTGTGGGCCTCGACCGGCGTCAAGGACCCGGCGTACAAGGACACCCTGTACGTCGACGAGCTGGTCGCGCCGGGCACGGTCAACACCATGCCGGAGGCCACGCTGAAGGCCGCCGCCGACCGCGGCGAGATCACCGGCGACACGGTGACCGGCGGCTACGAGCAGGCCCGCGCCGACCTGAAGGCCGTCGACGCCCTCGGCATCTCCTACGACGAGGTCGTGCAGCAGCTGGAGGACGAGGGCGTGGCCAAGTTCGCGGTCGCCTGGAACGACCTCCTCGGCACCGTCGGCACCCGTCTGCAGGGCCTGCGCGGCCAGGGAGTTGAGTCCAAGTGAGCCCCAGCAGTACGTGGCGCAACCCGCTGCGTGACCCGCGCGACCGCCGCCTGCCGCGCATCGCGGGCCCCTCCGGGCTCGTCATCTTCGGCGTCACCGGCGACCTGTCCCGCAAGAAGCTGATGCCCGCCGTCTACGACCTCGCCAACCGGGGGCTGCTCCCGCCGGGCTTCTCGCTCCTCGGCTTCGCCCGGCGCGAGTGGGAGGACCAGGACTTCGCCCAGGTCGTCCACGACTCGGTGCGCGAGCACGCGCGGACCCCGTTCCGCGAGGAGGTCTGGCAGCAGCTCGCCGACGGCATGCGCTTCATCCCCGGCGACTTCGACGACGACACCGCGTTCAAGCAGCTGCGCGACGCCGTCGACGAGCTCGACGAGAAGCGCGGCACCAGCGGCAACTACGCCTTCTACCTCTCCGTGCCGCCGAAGTTCTTCCCGAAGGTCGTCCGGCAGCTCAAGAAGCACGGCCTCGCCGACGCGCCCGAGGGCTCCTGGCGGCGCGCCGTCATCGAGAAGCCCTTCGGCCACGACATCACGTCGGCCAAGGAGCTCAACGCGATCGTCCACGACGTGTTCGCGCCCGAGCAGGTCTTCCGCATCGACCACTACCTCGGCAAGGAGACCGTCCAGAACATCCTGGCCCTCCGCTTCGCCAACCAGATGTACGAACCCATCTGGAACCGGAGTTACGTCGACCACGTGCAGATCACCATGGCCGAGGACATCGGCATCGGCGGCCGCGCGGGCTACTACGACGGCATCGGCGCCGCCCGTGACGTCATCCAGAACCACCTGCTCCAGCTCATGGCCCTGACCGCCATGGAGGAGCCCGCCGCCTTCGACGCCGAGTCGCTCGTCCTGGAGAAGCTCAAGGTCCTCAAATCCGTACGCGTTCCGGCCGACTTGGACCGGCACACCGTGCGCGCCCAGTACGCCGAGGGCTGGCAGGGCGGCGAGAAGGTCAAGGGCTACCTCCAGGAAGACGGCATCGCCCCCACCTCGAAGACGGACACCTACGCGGCCGTCAAGCTGGAGATCGACAACCGCCGCTGGGCGGGCGTGCCGTTCTACCTGCGCACCGGCAAGCGCCTCGGCCGCCGCGTCACGGAGATCGCGGTCGTCTTCCAGCGCGCCCCGCACTCCCCGTTCGACGGAGCCGCCACCGAAGAGCTCGGCCAGAACGCGATCGTCATCCGGGTGCAGCCGGACGAGGGCATGACCGTACGCTTCGGATCCAAGGTCCCGGGTACGTCGATGGAGATCCGCGACGTGTCGATGGACTTCGCGTACGGCGAGTCGTTCACGGAATCCAGCCCGGAGGCCTACGAACGGCTGATCCTGGACGTCCTGCTGGGCGACGCCAACCTCTTCCCGCGCACGGAGGAGGTCGAGGAGTCCTGGCGCATCCTCGACCCCATCGAGGGGCACTGGGACAACCATGGCAAGCCCGCAAGGTACCCGGCCGGTACGTGGGGCCCGGCCGAAGCGGACGAAATGCTCGCACGAGACGGACGGAGCTGGCGCAGGCCATGAAGATCGACCTGACCGACACCACGGCAAGCAAGGTGAACAAGGCGCTCGTCGAAGGGCGCCGCGCCATCGGGACCCCTGCCGTGGGCATGGTCCTCACGATGGTCATCGTCACCGACGAGGAGAACGCCTACGACGCCACCAAGGCGGCCCAGGAGGCGGCCCGCGAGCACCCCTCGCGCACCCTCGTCGTCATCAAGCGCACCGCGCGCTCCCCGCGCGACCGCCAGGGCAACCGCCTCGACGCGGAGGTCCGGGTCGGCGCCGACGCGGGCACCGGCGAGACCGTGCTCCTGCGCCTGTACGGCGAGGTCGGCCAGCACGCCGACTCCGTCGTCCTGCCGCTGCTGCTCCCCGACGCCCCGGTCGTCGTGTGGTGGCCCGTCGACGCCCCGGACGAGCCCGCCAAGGACCCGCTCGGTGCCCTCGCCGCCCGCCGCATCACCGACGCGTACGCCGTCGAGGACCCGCTCGCCGCGCTCGCGGACCGCGCCAGGTCCTACGCGCCCGGCGACACCGACCTGGCCTGGACCCGGCTCACGCCGTGGCGCTCCATGCTGGCCGCGGCCCTCGACCAGGCCCGCGTCGACATCACCTCGGCCGCCGTCGAGTCCGAGGCCGAGAACCCCAGCGCCGAGCTGCTCGCGCGCTGGCTCGGCGCCCGGCTCGGCGTGCCGGTCGAGCGCGTCACCACTGCGGGGCCCGTCGTCACCGCGGTCCGCCTCGGCACGGCGAACGGAGAGATCCGCATCGACCGCCCCGAGGGCCCCCTCGCCACCCTGTCCCTGCCCGGCCAGCCCGAGCGCACCCTCGCCCTGAAGGTCCGCACGACCGCCGAGCTGATCGCCGAAGAGCTCCGCCGCCTCGACGCCGACGAGATGTACGCCGTCGCGCTGCACGGCGACGCCTCCGGCTCCAAGGAGTCCGTTCAACATGCCTGACACCACGCCCCTGTTGACCCGGCGACCGCAGTGGGCCGCCCTTGAGGACCACCGCGCCAAGTCCGAGGGCACGCATCTGCGGGAGCTGTTCGCCGCTGACCCCGGCCGTGCCGAGCGCTACACGGCGCAGGTCGGCGATCTGCACATCGACTATTCCAAGCACCTGATCACGGACGAGACCCTCGCGCTCTTGCGGGAACTGGCCGCCGCGACTGATGTGTTCGGGTTGCGGGATGCCATGTTCCGGGGCGAGAGGATCAATACGACGGAGGGGCGGGCGGTGCTGCACACGGCGCTGCGTGCCCCGGCGGATGCCGTGGTCGAGGTCGACGGTGAGGACGTGGTGGCGGGTGTGCACGCGGTGCTGGAGAAGATGGCGGCGTTCGCGGGGCAGGTCCGTTCGGGTGAGTGGAGGGGCCACACCGGCAAGCGGATCAAGAACGTGGTCAATGTGGGTATCGGGGGTTCCGACCTCGGTCCGGCGATGGCTTATGAGGCGTTGCGTGCTTATACCGACCGCGATGTGACGGTCCGTTTCGTGTCGAACGTGGATGGTGCCGATCTGCACGAGGCCGTGCGGGATCTGGATGCGGCGGAGACGTTGTTCGTCATCGCGTCCAAGACGTTCACGACGATCGAGACGATCACCAATGCCGAGGCTGCCCGTTCCTGGCTCCTGGCGTCCCTTGGTGACGAGGCGGCCGTGGCCAGGCATTTCGTGGCGCTGTCGACGAATGCCGAGAAGGTGGCGGACTTCGGTATCGACACGGCGAACATGTTCGGGTTCTGGGACTGGGTGGGGGGTCGTTACTCCTTCGATTCGGCGATCGGTCTGTCGTTGATGATCGCGGTCGGTGCGGATGCGTTCGGGGAGATGCTGGAGGGTTTCCGGCTGGTGGATGAGCATTTCCGTACGGCTCCGGCGGAGGCGAATGTGCCGTTGCTGCTCGGGCTGCTGGGTGTCTGGTACGGCAACTTCCATGACGCGCAGTCGCATGCGGTGCTGCCGTATTCGCATTACCTGTCGAAGTTCACGGCGTATCTGCAGCAGCTGGACATGGAGTCCAACGGCAAGTCCGTGACCCGGGACGGCAGGGCGGTGGAGTGGCAGACCGGTCCGGTGGTGTGGGGCACGCCCGGCACCAACGGCCAGCACGCGTACTACCAGCTGATTCACCAGGGTACGAAGCTCATTCCGGCGGACTTCATCGGCTTCGCGCGGCCGGTCGAGGAGCTGGGTGCGCTCGCGGGCCAGCACGATCTGCTGATGGCCAACTTCTTCGCGCAGACGCAGGCGCTGGCCTTCGGCAGGACGCCTGAGGAGGTGCGGGCCGAGGGGGTGGCGGAGGACCTGGTCGCGCACAAGACGTTCCGGGGCAACCATCCCACGACGACGATCCTCGCGCGGGAGCTGACGCCCTCGGTGCTCGGCCAGCTCATCGCGCTCTATGAGCACAAGGTGTTCGTCCAGGGCGCGGTCTGGAACATCGACTCCTTCGACCAGTGGGGCGTCGAGCTGGGCAAGGTCCTCGCCAAGCGCGTCGAACCCGCCCTGACCCAGGGCGCGGACGTCCCCGGCCTCGACCCGTCCACGACGGCCCTGGTCACGAAGTACCGCGCCCTGCGCGGGCGTACCCCGGAAGGTGTGTGAACCGACATGGAACTCGGACTCGTAGGCCTCGGCAAGATGGGCGGCAACATGCGCGAGCGCATCCGCCGCGCGGGCCACACCGTCGTCGGCTACGACCGTGACCCGAAGGTCTCCGACGTCGCCTCGCTCGCCGAACTCGTCGACAAGCTCGAAGGCCCCCGCGTGGTCTGGGTGATGGTGCCTGCCGGTGCCCCCACCCAGTCCACGATCGACGAACTCAAGGACCTGCTCGCCGAGGGCGACGTCGTCGTCGACGGCGGCAACTCCCGCTGGACGGACGACGAGAAGCACGCAGCCGAGCTCGCCGAGCGCGGCATCGGCTTCGTCGACTGCGGTGTCTCCGGCGGTGTGTGGGGCCTGGAGAACGGCTACGCGCTGATGGTCGGCGGCGACGACGAGCACGTCGCGCGCGTCCAGCCGGTCTTCGACGCCCTCAAGCCGGAAGGCGACTTCGGCTATGTCCACGCGGGCAAGGTCGGTGCCGGTCACTTCTCCAAGATGGTCCACAACGGCATCGAGTACGCGATGATGCAGGCCTATGCCGAGGGCTGGGAGCTGCTTGAGGCCGTGGACTCGGTCACGGACGTGCGTGAGGTCTTCCGGTCCTGGCAGGAGGGGACGGTCATCCGTTCCTGGCTGCTCGACCTGGCGGTCAACGCGCTGGACGACGACGAGCACCTGGACAAGCTGCGGGGCTTCGCCGCGGACTCCGGCGAGGGCCGCTGGACGGTGGAGGCGGCGATCGACAACGCGGTGCCGCTGCCCGCGATCACGGCGTCCCTGTTCGCACGGTTCTCCTCCCGGCAGGACGACTCGCCGCAGATGAAGATGATCGCGGCGCTGCGCAACCAGTTCGGCGGCCACGCCGTCGAGTCCAAGAGCGAGCACTGAGCGAGCACTGAGCGAGGGCTGAGCGGGCTGTGATCCACGGCCCGCTCAGCCCTCGCGGCCCCAGGGCGCGGGCCCGCACCGCCCGCGCCCTGGAGCCGCGCGGAAAATCGCTGGCCGCACCGCGGCAGGGGCCGTACGATCACGCCCCATGAAGTGAGTGATGACCTCCGCGCGCCGATCCGTACGACGCCGTCCGAGCCCCGGCTCCGGCGTCGGCGTGGCGCGCCCGCACGCCCGTCATCCCCTTCACACGATTGGAACCCCATGACCGACGACGTCTTCCTGCACTCCGTCACCGAACGGCTGGCCGCCCTCCCCGCCGTGCACGCCGTCACCCTCGGCGGCTCGCGCGCCCAGGGGACCCACACACCCGACAGCGACTGGGACATGGCGGTGTACTACCGGGGCGCCTTCGACCCGGCGGACCTGCGCGCGGTCGGCTGGGACGGCCAGGTGTCCGAGCTGGGGGAGTGGGGCGGGGGCGTCTTCAACGGCGGGGCCTGGCTCAGCATCGAGGGCCGCCGCGTCGACGTGCACTACCGCGACCTCGACGTCGTCGAGCACGAGCTGACGCAGGCCCGGCAGGGGCGCTTCCACTGGGAGCCGCTGATGTTCCACCTCGCGGGCATCCCCAGCTACCTCCTCGTCGCCGAACTCGCCGTCAACCAGGTGCTGAGCGGCTCCCTGCCCCGCCCCGAGTACCCGTCCGCGCTGCGCGGGGCGGCCCCGGCGTTCTGGCGCGGCCGGGCCGCCCTGACGCTCCAGTACGCCGAGGGCGCGTACGCCGGGCGCGGCCGGGCCGCCGAGGTGGCGGGGGCGCTCGCCGTGGCCGCCATGGAGACGGCCCACGCGGTCCTCGCGGCGCGCGGCGAGTGGACCACGAACGAGAAGCGCCTCCTGGAACGCGCCGGGCTCCGCGACCTCGACACGATCGTGACGAACCTGAGCCCGGACCCGGAGGCTTTGACGCGAGCGGTCGCGGGTGCGGAGAAGCTGTTCGCGGCAGCGTCCTGAACGACGTAGGGGCGGAGGGCAGCACTCTCCGCCCCTACGCGGTCGTGCCCCGATGGGGAGTGCCCCGAAGGGGCGCGGGGAACTGCGCGATCAGCCACGAA harbors:
- the tkt gene encoding transketolase, coding for MSTQTPDTLGPFEWTDLDQRAVDTARLLAADAVQKVGNGHPGTAMSLAPAAYTLFQKVMRHDPADPEWTGRDRFVLSPGHTSLTLYTQLFLAGYELDLDDLKAFRTQGSRTPGHPEYGHTAGVETTTGPLGQGAANAVGMAMAARYERGLFDPEAPRGTSPFDHTIWTIVSDGDLEEGVSAEASSLAGHQKLGNLVFLYDDNHISIEGDTQTAFSEDVLKRYEAYGWHVQRVTPRADGDIDVHALYEALAAAKAETERPSFIAMRTVIAWPAPNARNTEASHGSALGADEIAATKRLLGFDPEQSFAVADDVIAHTREALDRGAEAHTAWDKRIAAWRADNPERSALLDRVIAGRLPEGWEEALPAFEAGPKVATRAASGKVLQALGPVIPELWGGSADLAGSNNTTIDKTSSFLPEGNPLPEADPYGRTVHFGIREFSMAAEMNGIALHGNTRVYGGTFLVFSDYMRNAVRMSALMQLPVTYVWTHDSVGLGEDGPTHQPVEHLASLRAIPGLNVVRPADANETAVAWREILRRGSVDPAPHGLALTRQGVPTYEANEAAAKGGYVLAEASKGTPDVLLIATGSEVQLAVGARERLEAEGIATRVVSMPSVEWFEEQPKEYRDSVLPPSVKARVAVEAGIALTWYRYVGDAGRVVSLEHFGASADAATLFAEFGFTAENVAARARESLAAARA
- the tal gene encoding transaldolase codes for the protein MKNMSNAVPTSQPLRALSDAGVSIWLDDLSRKRIESGDLADVVAHGHVVGVTTNPSIFQAAIGSGEGYEDQLADLAVRGVTVDEAVRMMTTADVRAAADVLRPVYDATGGRDGRVSIEVDPRLAHRTEATVAEAKQLAWLVDRPNVMIKIPATTAGLPAITEVIGLGISVNVTLIFSLERYRAVMDAYLKGLELAHERGHDLATIHSVASFFVSRVDSEIDKRLDRIGTDAAKELKGRAALANARLAYEAYEEVFAAARAGVLAAAGAHKQRPLWASTGVKDPAYKDTLYVDELVAPGTVNTMPEATLKAAADRGEITGDTVTGGYEQARADLKAVDALGISYDEVVQQLEDEGVAKFAVAWNDLLGTVGTRLQGLRGQGVESK
- the zwf gene encoding glucose-6-phosphate dehydrogenase; translated protein: MSPSSTWRNPLRDPRDRRLPRIAGPSGLVIFGVTGDLSRKKLMPAVYDLANRGLLPPGFSLLGFARREWEDQDFAQVVHDSVREHARTPFREEVWQQLADGMRFIPGDFDDDTAFKQLRDAVDELDEKRGTSGNYAFYLSVPPKFFPKVVRQLKKHGLADAPEGSWRRAVIEKPFGHDITSAKELNAIVHDVFAPEQVFRIDHYLGKETVQNILALRFANQMYEPIWNRSYVDHVQITMAEDIGIGGRAGYYDGIGAARDVIQNHLLQLMALTAMEEPAAFDAESLVLEKLKVLKSVRVPADLDRHTVRAQYAEGWQGGEKVKGYLQEDGIAPTSKTDTYAAVKLEIDNRRWAGVPFYLRTGKRLGRRVTEIAVVFQRAPHSPFDGAATEELGQNAIVIRVQPDEGMTVRFGSKVPGTSMEIRDVSMDFAYGESFTESSPEAYERLILDVLLGDANLFPRTEEVEESWRILDPIEGHWDNHGKPARYPAGTWGPAEADEMLARDGRSWRRP
- the opcA gene encoding glucose-6-phosphate dehydrogenase assembly protein OpcA, which encodes MKIDLTDTTASKVNKALVEGRRAIGTPAVGMVLTMVIVTDEENAYDATKAAQEAAREHPSRTLVVIKRTARSPRDRQGNRLDAEVRVGADAGTGETVLLRLYGEVGQHADSVVLPLLLPDAPVVVWWPVDAPDEPAKDPLGALAARRITDAYAVEDPLAALADRARSYAPGDTDLAWTRLTPWRSMLAAALDQARVDITSAAVESEAENPSAELLARWLGARLGVPVERVTTAGPVVTAVRLGTANGEIRIDRPEGPLATLSLPGQPERTLALKVRTTAELIAEELRRLDADEMYAVALHGDASGSKESVQHA
- the pgi gene encoding glucose-6-phosphate isomerase, whose product is MPDTTPLLTRRPQWAALEDHRAKSEGTHLRELFAADPGRAERYTAQVGDLHIDYSKHLITDETLALLRELAAATDVFGLRDAMFRGERINTTEGRAVLHTALRAPADAVVEVDGEDVVAGVHAVLEKMAAFAGQVRSGEWRGHTGKRIKNVVNVGIGGSDLGPAMAYEALRAYTDRDVTVRFVSNVDGADLHEAVRDLDAAETLFVIASKTFTTIETITNAEAARSWLLASLGDEAAVARHFVALSTNAEKVADFGIDTANMFGFWDWVGGRYSFDSAIGLSLMIAVGADAFGEMLEGFRLVDEHFRTAPAEANVPLLLGLLGVWYGNFHDAQSHAVLPYSHYLSKFTAYLQQLDMESNGKSVTRDGRAVEWQTGPVVWGTPGTNGQHAYYQLIHQGTKLIPADFIGFARPVEELGALAGQHDLLMANFFAQTQALAFGRTPEEVRAEGVAEDLVAHKTFRGNHPTTTILARELTPSVLGQLIALYEHKVFVQGAVWNIDSFDQWGVELGKVLAKRVEPALTQGADVPGLDPSTTALVTKYRALRGRTPEGV
- the gnd gene encoding phosphogluconate dehydrogenase (NAD(+)-dependent, decarboxylating) — encoded protein: MELGLVGLGKMGGNMRERIRRAGHTVVGYDRDPKVSDVASLAELVDKLEGPRVVWVMVPAGAPTQSTIDELKDLLAEGDVVVDGGNSRWTDDEKHAAELAERGIGFVDCGVSGGVWGLENGYALMVGGDDEHVARVQPVFDALKPEGDFGYVHAGKVGAGHFSKMVHNGIEYAMMQAYAEGWELLEAVDSVTDVREVFRSWQEGTVIRSWLLDLAVNALDDDEHLDKLRGFAADSGEGRWTVEAAIDNAVPLPAITASLFARFSSRQDDSPQMKMIAALRNQFGGHAVESKSEH
- a CDS encoding nucleotidyltransferase domain-containing protein, with translation MTDDVFLHSVTERLAALPAVHAVTLGGSRAQGTHTPDSDWDMAVYYRGAFDPADLRAVGWDGQVSELGEWGGGVFNGGAWLSIEGRRVDVHYRDLDVVEHELTQARQGRFHWEPLMFHLAGIPSYLLVAELAVNQVLSGSLPRPEYPSALRGAAPAFWRGRAALTLQYAEGAYAGRGRAAEVAGALAVAAMETAHAVLAARGEWTTNEKRLLERAGLRDLDTIVTNLSPDPEALTRAVAGAEKLFAAAS